The following proteins are co-located in the Nerophis ophidion isolate RoL-2023_Sa linkage group LG04, RoL_Noph_v1.0, whole genome shotgun sequence genome:
- the LOC133550669 gene encoding oocyte zinc finger protein XlCOF6-like isoform X1, whose translation MCFHREIQEVRRHHSLTHLLSWDTKTLQAHVRSQVFLCPADDCEEDLPEQQQWTSRMEQDELQRLYIKEEEEEPLQIKEEKEESQYAHFKGGEEEPPKQPQIKEEQPHTSYIKEEKESQPPLTLQTKRSHNSAHIKEEDEEHSIGQEGSEDEEVKGESEEEPPSQHMTREAGGPPADNFLAPPSLSHSDDGDHCGGPPADNFLAPPSSSRSDDGDHCGGPPADKLLAPPSSSHSDDGDHCGGPPADKLLAPLSDSEDTRSHSDDDDCKDDQTHFKCRQCDKRFKYRRSLKRHMKIHTGEKRFSCSICGKDFSQRKHLKTHKSIHAGEKPFLCSECGKGFARKTRLKEHMRTHTGEKPFSCSVCGRDFGRKNLLKEHMRTHTGEKPFSCSICGKDFVQRQCFKVHMRIHTGEKPFTCSICGKYLVQRQHLKIHMRTHTGEKPFPCSVCGKGFAQKSVLKEHMRIHTGEKPFSCTNCGKSFTRTYDLKVHMRMHTGEKPFTCSICGKGFVRSQYLKEHMRTHTGEKVFSCNVCHERFSNKYQCKKHKCAGDNSSSK comes from the exons ATGTGTTTCCACAGAGAGATACAAGAAGTCCGCAGACATCATTCCCTGACACACCTGCTCAGTTGGGACACAAAGACTCTCCAAGCGCATGTCAGAAGTCAAG tcttcttgtgtcctgcagacgacTGTGAAGAAGATCTCCCTGAGCAGCAACAGTGGACCTCAAGGATGGAACAGGATGAGCTCCAGCGCCTTtatattaaagaggaagaggaggagcccCTGCAAATaaaagaggaaaaggaggagTCTCAGTATGCCCATTTTAAAGGGGGAGAAGAGGAGCCGCCAAAACAACCCCAGATTAAAGAGGAACAGCCACATACCTCTTACATTAAGGAGGAAAAGGAATCACAGCCCCCCCTCACATTACAGACAAAGAGGAGTCATAACTCcgctcacattaaagaggaagacgaggaACACAGCATCGGTCAGGAGGGAAGTGAAGATgaggaggtcaaaggtgaaagtgaggaggaGCCTCCAAGTCAACACATGACAAGAGAAGCTGGAGGACCACCAGCAGACAACTTCTTAGCTCCACCATCACTTTCACACTCtgatgatggagaccactgtggaggaccaCCAGCAGACAACTTCTTAGCTCCACCATCAAGCTCACGCTCtgatgatggagaccactgtggaggaccaCCAGCAGACAAGTTGTTAGCTCCACCATCCAGCTCACACTCtgatgatggagaccactgtggaggaccaCCAGCAGACAAGttgttagctccactatcagacagTGAGGACACAAGGTCCCACTCTGATGATGACGACTGTAAAGATGACCAGACACACTTTAAATGTCGTCAGTGTGACAAAAGGTTCAAATACCGCcgtagtctgaaaagacacatgaaaatacacactggagagaaaagattttcctgttcaatctgtggcaaAGATTTTAGTCAAAGGAAACATTTGAAAACACACAAGAGCATACAcgctggagagaaaccttttttgtgttcagaatgtggtaaaggttttgcacgaAAAACTAggttgaaagaacacatgagaacacacactggagaaaaacctttttcctgctctgTATGTGGTAGAGACTTTGGACGGAAAAACTtgctgaaagaacacatgaggacgcacactggagaaaaaccattttcttgttcaatctgtggcaaAGATTTTGTACAAAGACAGTGTtttaaagtacacatgagaatacacactggggaaaaaccttTCACCTGTTCGATCTGCGGTAAATATCTTGTTCAAAGACaacatttgaaaatacacatgagaacacacactggagaaaaaccctttccCTGCTCAGTATGTGGCAAAGGTTTTGCTCAGAAAAGCGTTTTAAAAgagcacatgagaatacacactggagaaaaacctttttcttgtaccaactgtggtaaaagttttacacgAACATAcgatttgaaagtgcacatgagaatgcacactggagaaaagccttttacctgttcaatctgtggtaaaggttttgtacggAGTCAGtatttgaaagaacacatgaggacacacacgGGAGAGAAAGTGTTTAGTTGTAATGTGTGTCATGAAAGATTCTCcaataagtaccagtgtaagaaacacaagtgtgctggtgacaacagcagcagcaaatga
- the LOC133550669 gene encoding gastrula zinc finger protein XlCGF57.1-like isoform X2: protein MCFHREIQEVRRHHSLTHLLSWDTKTLQAHVRSQDDCEEDLPEQQQWTSRMEQDELQRLYIKEEEEEPLQIKEEKEESQYAHFKGGEEEPPKQPQIKEEQPHTSYIKEEKESQPPLTLQTKRSHNSAHIKEEDEEHSIGQEGSEDEEVKGESEEEPPSQHMTREAGGPPADNFLAPPSLSHSDDGDHCGGPPADNFLAPPSSSRSDDGDHCGGPPADKLLAPPSSSHSDDGDHCGGPPADKLLAPLSDSEDTRSHSDDDDCKDDQTHFKCRQCDKRFKYRRSLKRHMKIHTGEKRFSCSICGKDFSQRKHLKTHKSIHAGEKPFLCSECGKGFARKTRLKEHMRTHTGEKPFSCSVCGRDFGRKNLLKEHMRTHTGEKPFSCSICGKDFVQRQCFKVHMRIHTGEKPFTCSICGKYLVQRQHLKIHMRTHTGEKPFPCSVCGKGFAQKSVLKEHMRIHTGEKPFSCTNCGKSFTRTYDLKVHMRMHTGEKPFTCSICGKGFVRSQYLKEHMRTHTGEKVFSCNVCHERFSNKYQCKKHKCAGDNSSSK from the exons ATGTGTTTCCACAGAGAGATACAAGAAGTCCGCAGACATCATTCCCTGACACACCTGCTCAGTTGGGACACAAAGACTCTCCAAGCGCATGTCAGAAGTCAAG acgacTGTGAAGAAGATCTCCCTGAGCAGCAACAGTGGACCTCAAGGATGGAACAGGATGAGCTCCAGCGCCTTtatattaaagaggaagaggaggagcccCTGCAAATaaaagaggaaaaggaggagTCTCAGTATGCCCATTTTAAAGGGGGAGAAGAGGAGCCGCCAAAACAACCCCAGATTAAAGAGGAACAGCCACATACCTCTTACATTAAGGAGGAAAAGGAATCACAGCCCCCCCTCACATTACAGACAAAGAGGAGTCATAACTCcgctcacattaaagaggaagacgaggaACACAGCATCGGTCAGGAGGGAAGTGAAGATgaggaggtcaaaggtgaaagtgaggaggaGCCTCCAAGTCAACACATGACAAGAGAAGCTGGAGGACCACCAGCAGACAACTTCTTAGCTCCACCATCACTTTCACACTCtgatgatggagaccactgtggaggaccaCCAGCAGACAACTTCTTAGCTCCACCATCAAGCTCACGCTCtgatgatggagaccactgtggaggaccaCCAGCAGACAAGTTGTTAGCTCCACCATCCAGCTCACACTCtgatgatggagaccactgtggaggaccaCCAGCAGACAAGttgttagctccactatcagacagTGAGGACACAAGGTCCCACTCTGATGATGACGACTGTAAAGATGACCAGACACACTTTAAATGTCGTCAGTGTGACAAAAGGTTCAAATACCGCcgtagtctgaaaagacacatgaaaatacacactggagagaaaagattttcctgttcaatctgtggcaaAGATTTTAGTCAAAGGAAACATTTGAAAACACACAAGAGCATACAcgctggagagaaaccttttttgtgttcagaatgtggtaaaggttttgcacgaAAAACTAggttgaaagaacacatgagaacacacactggagaaaaacctttttcctgctctgTATGTGGTAGAGACTTTGGACGGAAAAACTtgctgaaagaacacatgaggacgcacactggagaaaaaccattttcttgttcaatctgtggcaaAGATTTTGTACAAAGACAGTGTtttaaagtacacatgagaatacacactggggaaaaaccttTCACCTGTTCGATCTGCGGTAAATATCTTGTTCAAAGACaacatttgaaaatacacatgagaacacacactggagaaaaaccctttccCTGCTCAGTATGTGGCAAAGGTTTTGCTCAGAAAAGCGTTTTAAAAgagcacatgagaatacacactggagaaaaacctttttcttgtaccaactgtggtaaaagttttacacgAACATAcgatttgaaagtgcacatgagaatgcacactggagaaaagccttttacctgttcaatctgtggtaaaggttttgtacggAGTCAGtatttgaaagaacacatgaggacacacacgGGAGAGAAAGTGTTTAGTTGTAATGTGTGTCATGAAAGATTCTCcaataagtaccagtgtaagaaacacaagtgtgctggtgacaacagcagcagcaaatga
- the LOC133550669 gene encoding gastrula zinc finger protein XlCGF57.1-like isoform X3 codes for MEQDELQRLYIKEEEEEPLQIKEEKEESQYAHFKGGEEEPPKQPQIKEEQPHTSYIKEEKESQPPLTLQTKRSHNSAHIKEEDEEHSIGQEGSEDEEVKGESEEEPPSQHMTREAGGPPADNFLAPPSLSHSDDGDHCGGPPADNFLAPPSSSRSDDGDHCGGPPADKLLAPPSSSHSDDGDHCGGPPADKLLAPLSDSEDTRSHSDDDDCKDDQTHFKCRQCDKRFKYRRSLKRHMKIHTGEKRFSCSICGKDFSQRKHLKTHKSIHAGEKPFLCSECGKGFARKTRLKEHMRTHTGEKPFSCSVCGRDFGRKNLLKEHMRTHTGEKPFSCSICGKDFVQRQCFKVHMRIHTGEKPFTCSICGKYLVQRQHLKIHMRTHTGEKPFPCSVCGKGFAQKSVLKEHMRIHTGEKPFSCTNCGKSFTRTYDLKVHMRMHTGEKPFTCSICGKGFVRSQYLKEHMRTHTGEKVFSCNVCHERFSNKYQCKKHKCAGDNSSSK; via the coding sequence ATGGAACAGGATGAGCTCCAGCGCCTTtatattaaagaggaagaggaggagcccCTGCAAATaaaagaggaaaaggaggagTCTCAGTATGCCCATTTTAAAGGGGGAGAAGAGGAGCCGCCAAAACAACCCCAGATTAAAGAGGAACAGCCACATACCTCTTACATTAAGGAGGAAAAGGAATCACAGCCCCCCCTCACATTACAGACAAAGAGGAGTCATAACTCcgctcacattaaagaggaagacgaggaACACAGCATCGGTCAGGAGGGAAGTGAAGATgaggaggtcaaaggtgaaagtgaggaggaGCCTCCAAGTCAACACATGACAAGAGAAGCTGGAGGACCACCAGCAGACAACTTCTTAGCTCCACCATCACTTTCACACTCtgatgatggagaccactgtggaggaccaCCAGCAGACAACTTCTTAGCTCCACCATCAAGCTCACGCTCtgatgatggagaccactgtggaggaccaCCAGCAGACAAGTTGTTAGCTCCACCATCCAGCTCACACTCtgatgatggagaccactgtggaggaccaCCAGCAGACAAGttgttagctccactatcagacagTGAGGACACAAGGTCCCACTCTGATGATGACGACTGTAAAGATGACCAGACACACTTTAAATGTCGTCAGTGTGACAAAAGGTTCAAATACCGCcgtagtctgaaaagacacatgaaaatacacactggagagaaaagattttcctgttcaatctgtggcaaAGATTTTAGTCAAAGGAAACATTTGAAAACACACAAGAGCATACAcgctggagagaaaccttttttgtgttcagaatgtggtaaaggttttgcacgaAAAACTAggttgaaagaacacatgagaacacacactggagaaaaacctttttcctgctctgTATGTGGTAGAGACTTTGGACGGAAAAACTtgctgaaagaacacatgaggacgcacactggagaaaaaccattttcttgttcaatctgtggcaaAGATTTTGTACAAAGACAGTGTtttaaagtacacatgagaatacacactggggaaaaaccttTCACCTGTTCGATCTGCGGTAAATATCTTGTTCAAAGACaacatttgaaaatacacatgagaacacacactggagaaaaaccctttccCTGCTCAGTATGTGGCAAAGGTTTTGCTCAGAAAAGCGTTTTAAAAgagcacatgagaatacacactggagaaaaacctttttcttgtaccaactgtggtaaaagttttacacgAACATAcgatttgaaagtgcacatgagaatgcacactggagaaaagccttttacctgttcaatctgtggtaaaggttttgtacggAGTCAGtatttgaaagaacacatgaggacacacacgGGAGAGAAAGTGTTTAGTTGTAATGTGTGTCATGAAAGATTCTCcaataagtaccagtgtaagaaacacaagtgtgctggtgacaacagcagcagcaaatga